A region of Methanomicrobium sp. W14 DNA encodes the following proteins:
- a CDS encoding restriction endonuclease subunit S encodes MKSNFQELGKVSTIIMGTSPKGSTYNNNGQGVPLLNGPTEFGPDHPNCTLYTTDPKQECESNDLIFCVRGSTTGRMNWADKKYALGRGVCSIRGNTREDTIFISYALKIYLKNLLQFAAGSTFPNLTKDALNEFKIPYPNNRSKIVDQISAYDDLIENNRRRIKLLEAAARMLYKEWFVRLRFPGHEHVKVVDGVPEGWERKTAYEVMEVLSGGTPKTNVQDFWDGDIPFYTPKDSVDYAYVNKTEKTLTEGGLRNCNSKLYPRDTVFITARGTVGKINLAQTAMAMNQSCYALVAKPPLNQYFLYFALVEGVEQFRSRAVGAVFDAIIRDTFKLIPFIVPDEKLIQAFTDHISPILQQINLLSIETEKLVQARDLLLPKLMNGEINV; translated from the coding sequence ATGAAGAGTAATTTTCAAGAATTGGGGAAAGTATCAACGATTATTATGGGTACTTCTCCAAAAGGATCGACATATAATAATAACGGTCAAGGAGTGCCTTTACTAAACGGACCAACTGAATTTGGACCAGATCATCCTAATTGTACACTATATACTACAGATCCTAAGCAGGAATGTGAATCAAATGATCTGATATTTTGTGTTCGTGGATCAACAACAGGGCGTATGAATTGGGCTGATAAGAAATATGCACTTGGCCGCGGTGTTTGCTCAATTCGTGGGAATACGAGAGAGGATACAATTTTTATTAGTTACGCTCTTAAAATTTATCTCAAAAATTTATTACAATTCGCTGCTGGTTCTACATTTCCTAATCTTACAAAAGATGCACTCAATGAATTTAAAATTCCTTATCCCAACAATCGTAGCAAAATCGTAGATCAAATCTCCGCCTACGACGACCTGATCGAGAACAACCGGCGGCGGATCAAACTGCTTGAGGCGGCGGCCCGGATGCTGTATAAGGAATGGTTCGTCCGTCTCCGTTTCCCCGGTCACGAGCACGTGAAGGTTGTTGACGGGGTTCCTGAGGGGTGGGAGAGGAAGACCGCATATGAAGTTATGGAAGTCCTCAGTGGTGGAACGCCAAAGACAAATGTACAGGATTTTTGGGATGGCGACATTCCATTTTATACTCCTAAGGATTCTGTTGATTACGCTTATGTTAATAAAACTGAGAAAACACTGACAGAAGGAGGACTTCGTAATTGCAATAGTAAACTCTATCCAAGGGATACCGTGTTTATAACTGCTCGTGGAACTGTTGGGAAGATTAATCTTGCTCAAACTGCTATGGCAATGAATCAGTCATGTTATGCTTTAGTTGCAAAACCACCACTCAATCAGTATTTCCTTTATTTTGCTCTTGTTGAAGGGGTGGAACAGTTTAGAAGCCGTGCTGTTGGTGCTGTGTTTGATGCAATTATCCGGGACACCTTTAAATTGATCCCGTTTATAGTTCCTGACGAAAAATTGATTCAGGCATTTACTGATCACATTTCACCAATTCTTCAACAGATTAATCTACTTTCAATTGAAACAGAAAAATTAGTTCAGGCCCGCGATCTCCTCTTGCCGAAACTGATGAACGGAGAAATAAACGTATGA
- a CDS encoding type I restriction-modification system subunit M — protein MAQLEHIEAIEKRLWNAADNLRANSNYASNEYFLPVMGLIFLRHAYSRYLSVKDEIENGLPRRGGKTRALVKEDFSQRSAIFLRPEAQFDYLVSLTDSDDRAKKIIEAMESIEEDYESLRGVLPKNEYQELDNGVLGQLLRTLNPDELKRVSGDVFGRIYEYFLTQFADQKAHDAGEFFTPVSLVSLIANVLEPEKGIVLDPACGSGGMFVQSARFVERLHENPVDRLTFYGLEKNATTIRLAKMNLAVHGLEGNIQRAITYYEDPHELVGKADFVMANPPFNVDEIDADKVKKDPRLPFGLPGTNKKEKVSNGNYVWISYFYSYLNEHGRAGFVMSSQASSAGRDEAKVRQRLVETGDVDVMVAIRSNFFYTRTVPCELWFLNRDKPEDYRDKVLMIDARNVFRKVTRKIYDFSPEQEKNILAIVWLYRGDTEKYLDLVAGYCRRMLEEGECCFKGCNDEGGMIEPIPSFISSMTTLRSCLDPFASTLPKDGPHVEALSEFDETLKVFGSDADSFADNLSKEKESWEAQGTTNGELKGAVDRLFPLAESARDLVKQSDLLYKLAVRLIDSFESDCNTKKSPAWKGKEITRTRKNADFARNVAVEQLKQVRYFWRQAHWLTERFPDAKLCDVEGLVKLVDRSEIAENDWSLTPGRYVGVAPEEVDEDFDFEEALREIHVELEDLNSEAVVLAERIKKNFGELGV, from the coding sequence ATGGCCCAGCTTGAACATATAGAAGCTATTGAAAAAAGGCTGTGGAATGCGGCCGACAATTTAAGAGCGAACTCAAACTACGCAAGCAACGAATATTTCCTGCCGGTTATGGGCCTTATATTTTTACGCCACGCATACAGCAGGTATCTTTCGGTGAAGGATGAGATAGAAAACGGTCTTCCCAGACGCGGAGGGAAAACACGGGCACTGGTGAAGGAGGATTTCTCCCAGAGGAGTGCAATCTTTCTCCGGCCTGAAGCACAGTTCGATTATCTTGTTTCACTTACAGACAGTGACGACAGGGCGAAAAAAATAATCGAAGCGATGGAGTCCATCGAAGAGGATTATGAAAGCCTCAGGGGAGTTCTTCCGAAGAACGAGTACCAGGAGCTTGACAACGGTGTACTCGGCCAGCTCCTCAGGACGCTGAACCCGGATGAACTGAAGCGTGTCTCAGGTGACGTTTTCGGGAGGATTTATGAATATTTTCTTACGCAGTTTGCAGACCAGAAGGCCCACGATGCGGGTGAGTTCTTCACTCCGGTATCTCTCGTATCCCTTATTGCAAATGTCCTTGAGCCTGAGAAGGGAATCGTCCTTGACCCTGCCTGCGGCTCCGGGGGAATGTTTGTCCAGAGCGCCCGTTTTGTCGAGCGGCTGCACGAAAACCCTGTTGACAGGCTGACTTTCTACGGTCTCGAGAAGAATGCGACGACTATCAGGCTTGCGAAGATGAACCTTGCAGTCCACGGTCTTGAGGGGAATATCCAGAGGGCGATTACGTATTACGAGGACCCTCATGAGCTTGTGGGGAAGGCGGATTTTGTCATGGCGAATCCGCCGTTTAACGTGGACGAAATTGATGCGGACAAGGTGAAAAAGGACCCGAGGCTTCCGTTCGGCCTTCCGGGGACGAACAAGAAGGAGAAGGTGTCCAACGGAAATTACGTCTGGATTAGTTACTTCTACAGCTACCTAAACGAACACGGCCGGGCTGGTTTCGTGATGTCTTCGCAGGCGTCGAGTGCGGGACGCGACGAGGCGAAGGTGAGGCAGAGACTGGTTGAGACGGGGGATGTGGACGTGATGGTTGCAATCCGCTCGAATTTCTTCTATACCCGGACTGTGCCGTGCGAGCTCTGGTTCTTAAACCGCGACAAACCGGAGGATTACCGGGATAAGGTGCTGATGATCGATGCGAGGAATGTTTTCCGGAAGGTTACCAGAAAAATATACGATTTCAGCCCGGAGCAGGAGAAGAATATTCTCGCGATTGTCTGGCTCTACCGGGGCGATACGGAGAAGTACCTTGATCTTGTCGCGGGCTACTGCCGCCGGATGCTGGAGGAGGGCGAATGCTGTTTTAAGGGCTGCAATGATGAGGGCGGGATGATAGAGCCGATCCCGTCTTTTATCTCGTCGATGACGACTTTACGTTCGTGTCTCGATCCGTTTGCGAGTACCCTGCCAAAGGATGGTCCGCATGTCGAAGCCCTGTCTGAGTTCGACGAAACCCTGAAGGTCTTCGGGTCGGATGCGGACTCTTTCGCTGATAATTTGTCGAAAGAAAAAGAATCATGGGAGGCACAGGGGACCACGAACGGCGAGCTGAAGGGGGCGGTCGACCGGCTGTTTCCGCTTGCGGAATCGGCCCGCGACCTGGTGAAACAGAGCGATCTTCTCTATAAGCTTGCAGTCCGCCTCATCGACTCTTTTGAAAGCGACTGCAATACAAAGAAGAGTCCGGCCTGGAAGGGAAAGGAGATAACAAGGACACGGAAGAATGCGGATTTCGCCCGGAATGTGGCGGTGGAGCAGCTGAAGCAGGTCCGTTATTTCTGGCGGCAGGCACACTGGCTGACCGAGCGTTTCCCGGACGCGAAGCTCTGCGATGTGGAAGGGCTTGTGAAGCTTGTGGACCGTTCGGAGATCGCGGAGAACGACTGGTCGCTTACGCCGGGACGCTATGTTGGTGTTGCACCTGAAGAAGTGGACGAGGACTTCGACTTCGAGGAGGCTCTCAGGGAGATCCACGTCGAACTTGAGGATCTTAATTCGGAAGCGGTGGTGCTTGCCGAGAGGATCAAGAAGAATTTCGGGGAGTTGGGGGTATGA
- a CDS encoding methyl-accepting chemotaxis protein yields the protein MIKGEFKEIIRDFIKNPSGPIFNSENYDGDEKEYAQLMNLLMNKIKEIEIIREKNDKKAQKLQKRADAFLKFNPQGIAVLAADKHRLGLNKEYEREWRGSYEELMAKKLYDFDITVTGGDDFYASFETKKQAVSDLEIRWPEGEVTYLRLFQTPILDENGEIDVNYYIYQDLTEQIVKLKQIQQLEKVSDSIVRENPMPIILWNKNLSIDKTNRAFIKLSGYSDDEIKSITIKDFKYHKQAGESVLETFESKKESHGEATIEFPAGNKVVERYNIPFLDDSGEVSSVLTVYNDITKLREEMSNSEKLQRRADAFLKLNPQGIAVLAADKHRLDLNKEYEREWRGSYEELMAKKLYDFDITVTGGDDFYASFETRKQAVSDLEIRWPEGEVTCLRLFQTPILDENGEIDVNYYIYQDLTEITQELKEVKKLQKRADTFIKDNPQAIAVLAPDKHRLDLNRQYEEKWRGSYEELMAKKLYDFDIEFTGDDFYASFETRKKAVSDLEIKWPDKTKTYLRLFQTPILNDSGEIDVNYYIYQDRTSEIIQKMYMDKEVDKVASDLKEIAAGKPDNIKLDVGDSDEYTKEIRKVFVEISASIKSVSDTLKSLINDIDTLAIAGKNGELKTRADNRLYEGDFATLVENLNKLMEAVATPIFEAMQISGHYAKGDFSARFTDSITVSGDFEKFKEELNNIGESVSKNLKITDNITKQVSVNSSEVSKGTDEIAKAAEGVANTSQKTAELTKNLLASIEDISRQIADLSASNEEIAGTSQEVLNSADQVVSIGIEAQNLGNDANKRMASVESIASESVKEIHDLSEKINEVGKVVKLINNITGQINLLALNAAIEAARAGEHGRGFAVVAGEVKNLAAEARTATDSIENVVSSVQVSSEKTAKAINSANTEILDGVKSVTKTIEVLNTIIKNAGQVKNDIGEIAKAIEDQANISNSVVHSTETGTEKTKEVQREAEELAALAEEASASVEEIGSATYEVTELVKKLDEANSAFKY from the coding sequence ATGATTAAAGGGGAATTCAAGGAAATAATCAGGGATTTTATCAAAAATCCATCAGGTCCGATATTTAATTCAGAAAATTATGATGGTGATGAAAAGGAATATGCACAGCTCATGAATCTCCTTATGAACAAAATCAAGGAGATAGAGATAATAAGGGAGAAAAACGATAAAAAAGCTCAAAAACTCCAAAAAAGAGCGGATGCATTTTTGAAATTCAACCCGCAGGGGATTGCCGTCCTTGCAGCGGACAAGCACAGGCTTGGCTTAAACAAAGAATACGAAAGGGAATGGAGGGGAAGCTACGAAGAGCTTATGGCTAAAAAGCTGTATGACTTCGATATAACCGTAACCGGAGGAGACGACTTCTATGCATCCTTCGAGACAAAAAAACAGGCAGTATCAGATCTGGAAATCAGATGGCCTGAAGGCGAAGTCACATACCTGAGGCTCTTCCAGACACCCATTCTTGACGAAAACGGGGAAATTGACGTTAACTACTACATATACCAGGACTTAACCGAACAGATAGTAAAACTAAAGCAGATTCAACAACTTGAGAAAGTGTCTGATTCGATTGTCAGGGAAAATCCGATGCCTATCATTCTGTGGAATAAAAATCTGTCCATAGATAAGACCAACAGGGCTTTTATAAAGCTTTCAGGATATTCTGATGACGAAATCAAAAGCATTACAATAAAAGATTTCAAATACCATAAACAGGCGGGAGAATCAGTTTTAGAGACATTCGAGAGCAAAAAGGAAAGTCACGGAGAGGCTACGATTGAATTTCCGGCAGGGAACAAAGTGGTTGAGAGATATAATATCCCGTTCCTTGACGATTCAGGAGAAGTCAGTTCGGTCCTCACGGTCTATAACGACATTACGAAACTCAGAGAGGAGATGTCGAATTCAGAAAAGCTTCAGAGGCGTGCGGACGCATTTTTGAAGTTAAACCCGCAGGGGATTGCCGTCCTTGCAGCGGACAAACACAGGCTTGACTTAAACAAAGAATACGAGAGGGAATGGAGGGGAAGCTACGAAGAGCTTATGGCTAAAAAGCTGTATGACTTCGATATAACCGTAACCGGAGGAGACGACTTCTATGCGTCCTTCGAAACCAGAAAACAGGCAGTATCAGATCTGGAAATCAGATGGCCAGAAGGCGAAGTCACCTGCCTGAGGCTGTTCCAGACACCCATTCTTGACGAAAACGGGGAAATTGACGTTAACTACTACATATACCAGGACTTAACCGAAATAACTCAGGAGCTTAAAGAAGTAAAAAAACTCCAGAAACGTGCGGATACATTCATAAAAGACAACCCGCAGGCAATCGCGGTTCTTGCGCCTGACAAGCACAGGCTTGACCTTAACAGGCAATACGAGGAAAAATGGAGGGGAAGCTACGAAGAGCTCATGGCTAAAAAGCTGTATGACTTTGATATAGAGTTTACAGGCGACGACTTCTATGCATCTTTTGAGACAAGAAAAAAAGCGGTTTCCGACCTTGAAATAAAATGGCCAGACAAAACAAAGACATACCTGAGACTTTTCCAGACGCCGATTCTTAACGATTCCGGAGAAATTGATGTTAATTATTACATATACCAGGACAGAACCAGCGAAATTATCCAGAAGATGTACATGGACAAAGAGGTTGACAAAGTTGCATCAGACCTTAAAGAGATCGCAGCCGGAAAACCTGATAACATAAAACTTGATGTCGGCGATTCGGATGAATACACAAAGGAGATAAGGAAAGTATTCGTCGAAATATCAGCGTCCATCAAATCCGTCAGCGACACACTTAAAAGCCTTATTAATGACATAGATACCCTTGCAATAGCAGGAAAGAACGGAGAACTAAAAACAAGAGCTGACAACAGACTTTATGAGGGCGACTTTGCAACTCTTGTCGAAAATCTCAACAAACTTATGGAGGCTGTTGCAACACCGATATTTGAGGCCATGCAGATTTCCGGTCATTACGCAAAAGGAGATTTTTCAGCAAGATTTACGGATTCGATAACCGTCAGCGGCGATTTTGAGAAATTCAAGGAAGAGCTTAACAATATCGGTGAGAGTGTATCGAAGAACCTGAAAATAACAGACAACATCACGAAACAGGTCTCTGTAAACTCATCGGAGGTAAGCAAAGGAACAGACGAAATAGCAAAGGCCGCTGAAGGTGTCGCAAATACAAGCCAGAAGACCGCGGAACTCACGAAAAACCTTCTGGCAAGTATAGAGGATATAAGCAGACAGATTGCAGACCTGTCGGCGTCCAACGAGGAGATTGCCGGAACTTCACAGGAAGTCCTGAATTCGGCCGACCAGGTTGTCAGCATCGGAATTGAGGCCCAGAACCTTGGAAACGATGCAAACAAAAGAATGGCGAGTGTCGAAAGCATTGCAAGCGAGTCCGTAAAAGAAATACATGATCTTTCCGAGAAGATTAATGAGGTAGGAAAGGTTGTAAAGTTAATCAACAACATTACAGGCCAGATAAATCTTTTAGCCTTAAACGCCGCAATCGAGGCCGCACGTGCCGGTGAACACGGACGCGGGTTTGCCGTAGTTGCAGGTGAAGTCAAAAACCTCGCAGCTGAAGCGAGAACAGCAACAGATTCCATAGAAAATGTAGTATCCTCGGTTCAGGTAAGCAGTGAAAAAACTGCAAAAGCGATTAACTCCGCGAATACCGAAATACTTGACGGTGTAAAAAGCGTTACAAAAACAATAGAAGTCCTGAATACTATAATCAAAAACGCAGGTCAGGTCAAAAACGATATAGGCGAAATTGCAAAGGCAATCGAAGACCAGGCAAATATCTCCAACAGTGTTGTCCACTCCACAGAAACAGGAACCGAAAAGACAAAGGAAGTCCAGAGAGAAGCAGAAGAGCTTGCAGCCCTTGCCGAAGAGGCAAGTGCGTCGGTTGAAGAAATAGGAAGTGCAACATACGAAGTAACCGAACTTGTCAAAAAACTTGACGAAGCGAATTCTGCGTTCAAATACTAA
- a CDS encoding Coenzyme F420 hydrogenase/dehydrogenase, beta subunit C-terminal domain has product MAAKNDKIYAWASDSEILSKGECGGAVTALLKYALENKIVDGVLTVQKGLDLYDAKPVFITDPKDITKASGSLHCGTLLLPKLIKKYLNGARDMKIAVTLKGCDAKAMYELAKRQQINLDNVIMIGLNCGGSVSPVTAREMIEKKYDVDPDSVIKEEIDKGKFIIEYEGGEKGISIDELEDEGYGRRQNCQRCKTKIPRQCDLACGNWGIIGDKAGKATFIEICSDKGADLVTKAVSEGAVKSSEALPKGVEIREKIENSMFKLADKAREKQFAKLGKGAERLEFIMEETSKCIKCYQCIENCPICYCVECSTKKPYLVTPGQVPPPFMFHLIRYSHISDSCINCGQCEELCAMDIPNSLYMHAIQTEMQDMFGYVPGENMDLPVLSLVEEGQERKRLGDTGDDQIFNIFSD; this is encoded by the coding sequence ATGGCAGCAAAAAACGATAAAATATATGCATGGGCGTCGGATTCTGAAATTCTTTCAAAAGGAGAGTGCGGCGGAGCTGTTACAGCTCTTTTGAAATACGCACTTGAAAACAAAATTGTAGACGGCGTTCTGACCGTGCAGAAAGGGCTTGACCTGTATGATGCAAAGCCGGTGTTCATAACCGACCCAAAAGACATCACGAAAGCTTCGGGGTCACTTCACTGCGGGACTCTTCTTCTGCCCAAACTGATAAAAAAATACCTAAACGGCGCCAGGGATATGAAAATTGCGGTGACGCTTAAAGGCTGTGATGCAAAGGCGATGTATGAACTTGCAAAAAGGCAGCAGATAAACCTTGACAACGTTATAATGATAGGTCTTAACTGCGGAGGCTCGGTCTCACCCGTAACAGCCCGTGAGATGATAGAAAAGAAATACGATGTGGACCCGGACTCGGTAATCAAGGAAGAGATTGACAAAGGAAAGTTCATAATAGAGTATGAAGGCGGAGAAAAAGGAATATCCATCGACGAACTTGAAGATGAAGGATACGGACGCCGCCAGAACTGCCAGAGATGCAAGACCAAAATTCCCAGGCAGTGCGACCTTGCATGCGGGAACTGGGGAATAATCGGGGACAAAGCCGGCAAAGCCACATTCATTGAAATCTGTAGTGACAAGGGTGCAGACCTTGTGACAAAAGCCGTATCGGAAGGTGCAGTAAAATCATCTGAAGCATTACCCAAAGGGGTCGAAATAAGGGAAAAAATCGAGAATTCAATGTTCAAACTCGCCGACAAGGCTCGTGAAAAGCAGTTTGCAAAGCTCGGAAAAGGTGCGGAACGCCTTGAATTCATCATGGAAGAGACTTCAAAATGTATAAAGTGCTACCAGTGCATCGAAAACTGTCCCATCTGCTACTGCGTCGAATGCTCCACGAAAAAGCCATATCTGGTTACCCCGGGTCAGGTACCGCCTCCTTTCATGTTCCACCTTATCAGGTACTCCCATATATCTGACTCATGCATCAACTGCGGACAGTGTGAAGAGCTCTGCGCAATGGATATCCCGAACTCGCTTTACATGCATGCAATCCAGACCGAAATGCAGGACATGTTCGGATACGTCCCGGGTGAAAACATGGACCTGCCGGTTCTCTCGCTTGTCGAAGAGGGCCAGGAGAGAAAGCGCCTGGGTGACACAGGTGATGACCAGATATTCAATATCTTCAGTGACTGA
- the fdhF gene encoding formate dehydrogenase subunit alpha translates to MEFNYVPTTCPYCGVGCSFNLVVVDGKVVGTAPFQRSPVNEGRICQKGAYAHEFVNSPDRLTTPLIKKDGKFVKASWDEAISLVAEKFNQYKGEESAVICCARASNEDNYALQKFGRIVMQTPNVDHCARLCHASTVAGLAQIFGSGAMTNSIRDIAETDCCFIIGSNNFEAHPLIGRRIMQAKKRGAKIIVCDPRRTPTAKQAHLHLQHYSGTDIALLNGMMQYIIQNGWEDKKFIESRTTGFEEFKKNIMQDKYNLDNVSKITGVAKEDIETACKWIHEADKTSAIYTLGITQHTCGVDNVRSIGYLQMLTGNMGKPGTGVNPLRGQNNVQGACDMGALPNVLPGYQKVTDETVIKKFEDAWGAKVPAKVGLTIPEILDTFADNPDKLKCLYLMGENPIISDPDIGHVDKALKNVEFLVVQDIFLTETAEYADVVLPAVCFAEKDGTQTNTERRVQRWRKAQNGPGESKYDWQIISEIASKMDMGDKFSWESASDVFDEMASLTPQYSGMNYERIEKQGLQWPCPSLDHPGTKVMHAETFNGMPEGKAAFAPIEHRPPAEVTDSDYPYILTTGATIWHWPSGTMTRRCKTLDRDCPTGWIEINSEDAKELGIKNGDTVTASSRRGEVDVPARITPDIKKGVMFMPFHFWECRANWITNTPYDPVSKTPEYKVCAINVVKKQEA, encoded by the coding sequence ATGGAATTTAATTATGTCCCGACAACCTGTCCCTACTGCGGTGTCGGCTGCTCTTTTAATCTCGTCGTAGTTGACGGTAAAGTTGTAGGAACTGCGCCGTTTCAGCGTTCACCGGTCAATGAAGGGAGAATCTGCCAAAAAGGTGCATACGCCCACGAATTCGTAAACTCACCTGACAGGCTGACTACACCGCTTATAAAAAAAGACGGAAAATTCGTTAAGGCTTCATGGGATGAAGCAATAAGTCTTGTTGCGGAAAAATTCAACCAGTACAAAGGGGAGGAATCTGCAGTTATATGCTGTGCACGTGCGTCAAACGAAGACAATTACGCACTCCAGAAATTCGGCCGCATTGTTATGCAGACACCAAATGTCGATCACTGCGCAAGGCTGTGCCATGCGTCAACCGTCGCCGGCCTTGCACAGATTTTTGGTTCAGGAGCAATGACCAATTCTATAAGAGACATTGCCGAGACTGACTGTTGCTTCATAATAGGAAGCAACAATTTTGAGGCACATCCGCTTATAGGCAGAAGAATTATGCAGGCAAAAAAGAGAGGTGCAAAGATTATTGTCTGCGACCCACGCAGAACGCCTACTGCAAAACAGGCCCACCTGCACCTGCAGCACTATTCCGGCACAGACATAGCACTTTTAAACGGAATGATGCAGTATATCATCCAAAACGGGTGGGAAGATAAAAAGTTCATAGAATCCAGGACAACAGGGTTCGAAGAGTTCAAAAAGAACATAATGCAGGATAAATACAACCTCGACAACGTATCCAAAATTACGGGAGTTGCAAAAGAGGACATTGAAACGGCCTGCAAATGGATCCATGAAGCAGACAAAACATCCGCAATATATACTCTTGGAATTACCCAGCACACATGCGGCGTGGACAATGTCCGCTCCATAGGCTATCTCCAGATGCTTACGGGAAACATGGGAAAACCCGGCACAGGCGTAAATCCGCTCAGGGGGCAGAACAATGTCCAGGGAGCATGCGACATGGGCGCTCTTCCAAACGTCCTTCCGGGATACCAGAAGGTTACGGACGAGACTGTCATCAAAAAATTCGAGGATGCATGGGGAGCAAAGGTTCCGGCAAAAGTGGGTCTTACAATTCCTGAAATACTTGACACGTTCGCAGATAACCCCGACAAGCTTAAATGCCTTTACCTGATGGGAGAAAACCCGATTATATCCGACCCCGATATAGGCCATGTCGACAAGGCACTCAAAAATGTCGAGTTTCTTGTTGTCCAGGACATATTCCTTACAGAAACTGCAGAATACGCTGACGTAGTCCTTCCTGCTGTATGTTTTGCAGAAAAGGACGGAACGCAGACGAATACCGAACGCCGTGTCCAGAGATGGAGAAAAGCCCAGAACGGACCAGGAGAGTCGAAATATGACTGGCAGATAATCTCTGAGATTGCCTCCAAAATGGATATGGGTGACAAATTCAGCTGGGAAAGTGCATCCGACGTATTTGACGAGATGGCTTCCCTTACTCCCCAGTATTCAGGCATGAACTATGAAAGAATAGAGAAGCAGGGACTACAGTGGCCGTGCCCTTCCTTAGACCATCCGGGAACAAAAGTTATGCATGCAGAGACTTTCAATGGAATGCCGGAAGGAAAAGCTGCGTTTGCCCCGATTGAACACCGCCCGCCGGCAGAGGTGACGGACTCGGATTACCCGTACATTCTGACTACAGGTGCAACCATCTGGCACTGGCCGTCAGGGACTATGACACGCAGGTGCAAGACTCTTGACCGGGACTGCCCGACCGGATGGATTGAAATAAACTCAGAAGATGCAAAGGAGCTTGGAATCAAAAACGGTGATACGGTTACTGCATCCTCACGCAGGGGAGAAGTGGACGTTCCGGCAAGAATTACTCCTGACATCAAAAAAGGTGTGATGTTTATGCCTTTCCACTTCTGGGAGTGCCGGGCGAACTGGATTACAAATACGCCCTATGACCCGGTATCAAAGACGCCGGAATACAAAGTGTGCGCAATTAACGTAGTCAAAAAGCAGGAGGCGTAA
- a CDS encoding formate/nitrite transporter family protein has protein sequence MVFHAPATIIAKVGTAGKGKCALPAWNMLLRGFMAGAYIAMGAALATVCSTGVADYLGSGMAKFVLGAVFPVGLIIIVLTGAELFTGDAMFAPMAAFIHRISWGSVLRLWLWVYIGNLIGSIVFAYFVAYGPYTSWSATGTATVTAFGMTAVNIAAGKTSYIGLAATWSCFLKAICCNWLVNLAILLGICADDAVGKILGIWFPIMAFVASGFEHCVANMFFIPAGLFTAPYLSADQMAAIGAKLNNLSWVSMWTNNIIVVTIGNIIGGMIFVGVIYYYSFKKEIEGSN, from the coding sequence ATGGTATTTCATGCACCGGCGACTATAATTGCCAAAGTAGGAACTGCCGGCAAAGGCAAGTGTGCATTACCTGCCTGGAACATGCTTCTTCGTGGGTTTATGGCAGGTGCCTATATTGCAATGGGAGCTGCTCTTGCAACTGTATGTTCGACGGGTGTTGCTGATTATCTGGGTTCAGGAATGGCCAAGTTTGTTCTTGGTGCCGTATTTCCTGTCGGGCTTATCATAATCGTTCTGACTGGAGCGGAGCTTTTTACAGGAGATGCAATGTTTGCACCTATGGCTGCCTTTATTCACAGAATAAGCTGGGGATCAGTTCTCAGGCTGTGGCTGTGGGTGTACATAGGAAATCTTATCGGGTCAATCGTTTTTGCCTATTTTGTTGCATACGGTCCTTATACATCATGGTCTGCAACCGGCACCGCGACGGTCACTGCATTTGGTATGACAGCGGTAAACATTGCGGCCGGTAAAACGAGTTATATAGGGCTTGCTGCGACATGGTCATGTTTCCTGAAGGCTATCTGTTGTAACTGGCTTGTAAATCTTGCAATACTCCTTGGAATATGTGCGGATGATGCTGTAGGTAAAATCCTTGGAATCTGGTTCCCGATAATGGCTTTTGTTGCAAGCGGATTTGAGCACTGTGTGGCAAACATGTTCTTCATTCCTGCAGGGCTTTTCACGGCGCCTTACCTGTCGGCGGACCAGATGGCGGCAATAGGGGCCAAACTGAACAATCTCAGCTGGGTTTCCATGTGGACCAACAACATTATTGTTGTTACAATCGGAAACATTATCGGAGGAATGATATTTGTCGGAGTTATCTATTATTATTCCTTCAAGAAAGAGATTGAGGGAAGCAACTAA